A single genomic interval of Nymphalis io chromosome 30, ilAglIoxx1.1, whole genome shotgun sequence harbors:
- the LOC126779861 gene encoding cholesterol 7-desaturase nvd, with product MSQNTKTHYCTFYFQELSEVGFDHLPKGKDRSLHIIRAQRARRFGSKLPPPYPNGWFALVESRDLKVGGVVAVDALGLNLCVYRGEDGTARVVDAYCPHLGANLAVGGNVCGNCIECPFHQWKFGEDGQCVSIPQTETVPKGISIKTYPSMEIDGSVWVWYDVQGRPPFWTVEESDETKNWGYRGRNEFLVNAHIQEIPENGADVAHLNAVHNISLLTDIGYKYPFLNNIIGSHKWSAEWSKGEIDHLAHIKIAHQYIIMKFDVFPINVTVHQIGPAHVRLRFYSPLGPMTIIQSVTPIAPLVQKVVHRVYTPRYNAILGAALVLMEAYQFARDVAIWNNKRYVSSPAYVKNDKTIRTFRSWFSQFYSEQSVSLKDALQNPLDW from the exons ATGAGCCAAAATACAAAAACAcattattgtacattttatttccAGGAATTATCAGAGGTTGGGTTTGATCACCTTCCGAAGGGCAAAGACAGATCGTTACATATAATAAGGGCACAAAGAGCGAGAAGATTTGGAAGCAAGCTACCACCTCCCTACCCAAATGGGTGGTTTGCCCTGGTAGAGAGTAGGGACTTGAAAGTCGGTGGTGTTGTTGCTGTAGATGCTTTGG GACTAAATCTTTGCGTCTATCGAGGTGAAGATGGAACAGCGAGGGTAGTAGACGCCTACTGTCCCCATTTGGGAGCGAATCTAGCGGTTGGGGGTAATGTTTGCGGTAATTGTATCGAGTGTCCCTTCCATCAGTGGAAGTTTGGAGAGGATGGGCAGTGTGTCAGTATACCTCAAACGGAAACAG tACCCAAAGGTATATCAATAAAGACATATCCCTCTATGGAGATTGATGGATCAGTATGGGTTTGGTACGATGTTCAGGGACGACCGCCGTTCTGGACTGTTGAGGAGTCAGACGAGACGAAGAACTGGGGGTACAGAGGCAGGAATGAGTTTCTCGTCAATGCTCATATTCAA GAAATACCAGAAAATGGCGCTGACGTGGCACATTTGAACGCAGTTCACAATATTTCGTTACTAACCGATATCGGATACAAGTAcccgtttttaaataatattattg GTTCCCATAAATGGAGTGCGGAGTGGTCTAAGGGTGAAATAGACCACTTGGCCCACATTAAAATCGCTcaccaatatattataatgaagttCGATGTGTTTCCCATCAACGTAACGGTACATCAG ATAGGTCCTGCGCATGTGCGACTACGCTTCTACTCGCCACTCGGTCCGATGACAATCATACAATCCGTGACGCCGATAGCACCGTTGGTGCAAAAAGTCGTCCACAGGGTGTACACACCGCGTTATAATGCAATCCTCGGCGCTGCTCTAGTGCTTATGGAAGCTTATCAA tttGCAAGAGACGTGGCTATATGGAACAACAAACGGTACGTCAGTTCGCCCGCCTACGTGAAAAACGACAAAACAATACGTACATTCAGATCATGGTTCTCACAGTTTTACAGCGAGCAAAGTGTCTCTTTGAAGGATGCTTTGCAAAATCCATTAGATTGGTGA